Proteins from a genomic interval of Poecile atricapillus isolate bPoeAtr1 chromosome 1, bPoeAtr1.hap1, whole genome shotgun sequence:
- the LOC131582878 gene encoding thyroid hormone-inducible hepatic protein-like — MEQYFSATQKMEQEVMFPSLLRGVFPQQEGAAPAAESRTDLYERYQLLKAIKPMVEKGLASAGDQSPTGADTDMDTSSDSNEAGDAQLEERLSHHLTGLQQILTHLTRDTNALTRRYSQILEQINLSEGQPSW; from the coding sequence ATGGAGCAGTACTTCTCAGCCACCCAGaagatggagcaggaggtgaTGTTCCCCAGCCTGCTCCGAGGGGTCTTCCcgcagcaggagggagcagccccagctgcggAGAGCCGCACGGACCTCTACGAGCGCTACCAGCTCCTCAAGGCCATCAAGCCCATGGTGGAGAAAGGCCTGGCCTCTGCCGGTGACCAGAGCCCGACCGGTGCCGACACCGACATGGACACATCCTCGGACAGCAACGAGGCCGGGGACGCCCAGCTGGAGGAGCGCCTGTCCCACCACCTGACTGGCCTGCAGCAGATCCTCACCCACCTCACCAGGGACACCAATGCCCTGACCCGGAGGTACAGCCAGATCCTGGAGCAGATCAACCTCAGCGAGGGCCAGCCCAGCTGGTG